One Urocitellus parryii isolate mUroPar1 chromosome 9, mUroPar1.hap1, whole genome shotgun sequence DNA segment encodes these proteins:
- the Percc1 gene encoding protein PERCC1, with protein MAAGVIRPLCGFRLPLQSHQPFLSSDPEPLETSEEEEEEEEDEDNEDREGEELEGKGSPQNSGVAPQGPNSPETPLRLLRFSELISGDIQRYFGPKDKGQDPDACDVYEDSHLASHSARELYYADLVCLAQGGAPEDEEATEPEVHLSRGSEGQAHRSGFSKDGTLPLGPLAELFDYGLRQFLGPRASAGHRLRLERKYSHITPMTQRKLPPSFWKEPAPSPLGLLHPGTPDFSDLLASWSSEASPELQGGGAQALEGTQLTEA; from the coding sequence ATGGCTGCTGGCGTGATCCGGCCTCTCTGTGGCTTCCGGCTGCccctgcagtcccaccagccctTCCTGAGCTCAGACCCAGAGCCCCTTGAAacttcagaggaggaggaggaagaagaggaagatgagGACAATGAGGATAGGGAGGGCGAGGAGCTAGAGGGCAAGGGGTCCCCTCAGAACTCAGGGGTGGCTCCCCAAGGTCCCAACAGTCCAGAGACTCCGCTGCGGCTGCTGCGCTTCTCAGAGCTCATCAGTGGTGACATCCAGCGGTACTTTGGTCCTAAGGACAAGGGGCAGGACCCGGATGCCTGTGATGTCTATGAGGATAGCCACTTGGCCAGCCACTCAGCCCGAGAGCTGTACTATGCTGACCTGGTGTGCCTGGCTCAGGGCGGGGCCCCAGAGGACGAGGAGGCCACTGAGCCTGAGGTCCACTTGTCCAGGGGATCTGAGGGGCAGGCACACAGGTCAGGCTTCAGCAAGGATGGGACACTGCCACTGGGACCCCTGGCTGAGCTCTTTGACTATGGGCTGCGGCAGTTCCTGGGGCCCAGGGCATCAGCCGGCCACAGACTGAGGCTGGAGCGGAAATACAGCCACATCACCCCCATGACCCAGAGGAAGCTGCCCCCATCCTTCTGGAAGGAGCCGGCGCCCAGTCCCCTGGGCCTTCTCCACCCTGGCACACCAGACTTCAGTGACCTGCTGGCCAGCTGGTCATCTGAGGCCAGCCCTGAGCTGCAGGGTGGGGGTGCTCAGGCATTGGAGGGGACACAACTGACTGAAGCCTAG
- the Ccdc154 gene encoding coiled-coil domain-containing protein 154, translated as MSARVAGGYCQQRWGACGLQQELVSGGALPKHFLAELADSSLSGVSPHSQRSTVSLEDLELLLAEGLTSPEPLSQENSESSHLASNACVTEPSTSKRWEKLEQWVGDLQAEVACLRGHKERCEHATLSLLRELLQMRAHMQLQASELRQLRQEMQQVAQAPEKEALEFPGPQNQNQVQALDKRLVEVREALSQVRRRQALQDVQRKGAQQEANLRLTKLTSLLRQEEQGREAACSALHKSQEDASQRVDHEVAKMQAQVTKLGEEVSLRFLKREAKLCSFLQKSFLALEQRMKASENTRLQAEGSLREELEGRWQRLQELTEERVQALGAQRQEEEGHLLEQCRGLDAAVVQLTKFVRQNQVSVNRILLAEQKARDTKVCLEESQAGELASFVQENLEAVQLAGELTRQEMQGALELLQEKSQVLEGSVAQLARQLKDLSDHCLAVSWRLDLQEQTLGLKLSEVKTEWEGVERKSLEDLARWQKTVSTHLREVQEKVDGLPRQIEGVSDKCIFHKSDTDLKISAEGRVREFEVGAMRQELATLLSSMQLLKEESPGRKIAEIQGQLATFQKQMIKLESSMQAHKTIQNLKFNTETKLRTEEIATLRESVLRLWSEEGPWPLTLGSRRVLMSLVRQRFFIKDVAPGELVSVNCWGVYQTVRWLQWKTVLMNLVVRQRQGVVLKTSYQ; from the exons ATGTCAG CTCGGGTGGCTGGTGGGTATTGCCAGCAACGTTGGGGTGCCTGTGGGCTCCAGCAGGAGCTGGTGTCTGGGGGTGCACTCCCAAAGCACTTCCTTGCAGAGTTAGCTGACAGCTCCCTGTCAGGGGTTTCACCCCACTCTCAGCGGAGCACCGTCTCGCTGGAGGACCTGGAGCTCCTCCTGGCCGAAGGCCTGACCAGCCCTGAGCCCTTGAGTCAGGAGAACTCAGAGTCCAGCCACCTGGCGTCCAATGCCTGTGTCACGGAGCCAAGCACCTCCAAGCGCTGGGAGAAGCTGGAGCAGTG GGTGGGTGACCTGCAGGCTGAGGTGGCGTGCCTGCGCGGACATAAGGAGCGCTGTGAGCACGCCACCCTGAGCCTGCTGCGGGAGCTGCTGCAGATGCGGGCCCACATGCAGCTGCAGGCCTCAGAGCTCCGGCAGCTGCGGCAGGAAATGCAGCAGGTGGCTCAGGCCCCTGAGAAGGAGGCACTGGAG TTCCCTGGACCCCAGAACCAGAATCAGGTGCAGGCTCTGGACAAAAG GCTGGTGGAGGTCCGGGAAGCCTTGTCCCAGGTCAGGAGGAGGCAGGCCCTGCAGGACGTGCAGCGGAAGGGTGCCCAGCAAGAGGCCAACCTCAG GCTGACTAAGCTGACCAgcttgctgaggcaggaggagcaaggcCGGGAGGCGGCATGCAGTGCACTGCACAAGAGCCAAGAGGATGCCAGCCAGAGGGTGGACCACGAGGTGGCCAAGATGCAG GCCCAGGTGACCAAGTTAGGCGAGGAGGTGAGCCTCCGTTTCCTGAAGAGGGAGGCCAAGCTTTGCAGCTTCCTGCAGAAGAGCTTCCTGGCCCTGGAGCAG AGAATGAAGGCATCTGAGAATACACGGCTGCAGGCCGAGGGCAGCCTGCGGGAGGAGCTGGAGGGTCGCTGGCAGAGGCTGCAGGAGCTGACGGAGGAGCGTGTGCAGGCCCTGGGGGCTCAGCGCCAG gaggaggagggccaCCTGCTGGAGCAGTGTCGGGGCCTGGACGCGGCCGTGGTCCAGCTGACAAAGTTCGTACGGCAGAACCAGGTGTCAGTGAACCGCATCCTGCTGGCTGAGCAGAAGGCCCG GGATACCAAGGTGTGCCTGGAGGAGAGCCAGGCTGGGGAACTGGCCTCCTTCGTGCAAGAGAACCTGGAGGCCGTGCAGCTGGCTGGCGAGCTGACCCGGCAGGAGATGCAGGGTGCTCTGGAGCTG CTCCAAGAGAAGAGTCAGGTCCTAGAGGGGTCAGTGGCCCAGCTGGCCAGGCAGTTGAAGGACCTGAGTGACCACTGTCTGGCTGTGAGCTGGAGGCTGGACCTTCAGGAACAGACATTGGGCCTGAAACTATCTGAG GTGAAGACTGAGTGGGAGGGTGTGGAGAGGAAGTCCCTGGAAGACCTGGCCCGGTGGCAGAAGACAGTCTCAACTCACCTGCGGGAGGTGCAGGAGAAGGTGGACGGCCTCCCGCGACAG ATAGAAGGCGTCTCAGACAAGTGTATCTTCCACAAGAGCGACACAGACCTGAAGATCTCAGCCGAGGGCAGGGTCAG AGAGTTCGAAGTTGGTGCCATGAGGCAGGAGCTGGCTACCCTGTTGTCCTCTATGCAGCTGCTCAAGGAGGAGAGCCCTGGGAGGAAGATCGCTGAGATCCAGGGACAGCTGGCCACG TTTCAGAAGCAAATGATAAAACTGGAGAGCAGCATGCAGGCCCACAAGACCATCCAGAACCTTAAGTTCAACACAGAGACCAAGCTg CGCACAGAGGAGATTGCAACCCTGCGGGAGAGTGTGCTGCGCCTCTGGAGTGAGGAGGGCCCTTGGCCATTGACACTGGGCAGCAGGCGGGTTCTCATGTCCCTGGTGAGGCAGCGGTTCTTCATCAAGGACGTGGCTCCTGGAGAGCTGGTCTCCGTGAACTGCTGGGGCGTGTATCAGACTGTGAG GTGGCTGCAGTGGAAGACCGTCCTCATGAACCTGGTGGTCCGGCAGAGGCAAGGCGTAGTCTTGAAGACATCCTACCAGTAG
- the Uqcc4 gene encoding ubiquinol-cytochrome c reductase complex assembly factor 4: protein MNRVLCAPTAGAIRALRLAGLAPRNLHPPPTGRAQPADDEEDPERPLRFSSSKASPSRWTVMHSLGKEQQRPWWKVLPLSLSLLALISWCFLRQESGADQWLRRVLEIEGPEPRDAPEEPSARAAYPARASGAG from the exons ATGAACCGCGTTCTGTGTGCGCCCACCGCAGG GGCCATACGGGCGCTCAGGCTTGCGGGCTTGGCTCCACGGAATCTGCACCCGCCGCCGACTGGCCGGGCCCAACCCGCGGACGATGAGGAGGACCCCGAACGCCCCCTTCGGTTTTCCTCCAGCAAAGCCAGCCCGTCCCGCTGGACCGTGATGCATTCCCTGGGGAAGGAGCAGCAGCGGCCCTGGTGGAAGGTGCTACCCCTCAGCCTCTCCCTCCTGGCTCTGATCTCCTGGTGCTTCCTGAGGCAGGAGAGCGGCGCGGACCAGTGGTTGAGACGCGTGCTGGAAATAGAGGGGCCTGAGCCCAGAGACGCCCCCGAGGAGCCCAGCGCGCGGGCCGCCTACCCGGCGAGAGCCTCGGGTGCCGGCTGA